The following proteins come from a genomic window of Malus sylvestris chromosome 4, drMalSylv7.2, whole genome shotgun sequence:
- the LOC126619907 gene encoding uncharacterized protein LOC126619907, which translates to MDRIGFLAVFFIIFVVVEVSDATYLLSKHRVLIGEPQNDTTAVPENVKVKEDSPVPSPLLPSTVSRSGGNGSDTKPVDDPSKDKVETPQPTKTTKQIVDQVPKGGLNNQTKKGEGNDPETEKKDPEPDKTLKKDPETEKKKPDTDKVDPQLVHDKSKDDNVTRSVDEGGKKKSKEKEKEKKKNDDVTQLPKEDKESCDGVIKTCEVKGVAIACIKSFDSGSKEVAILVQNVGDSTLKAKLSADDANKDLEILKHKNKKVNISVDMGKSTTITLNSGNGECKLLMDPLPLASEGNLVMRFPSLETVATPINAAYFLIITVLIFGGTWACCLVRKRKQRTGGGVPYQELEMGLPESVSATAVETAEGWDEGWDDDWDGDNAVKTPGTHLGSISANGLTSRTANKDGWDNDWDD; encoded by the exons atggatagaatCGGTTTTCTGGCGGTGTTCTTCATCATCTTCGTCGTCGTCGAGGTTTCCGATGCTACTTATCTTCTCTCCAAGCACAGAGTTTTGATTGGTGAGCCTCAAAACGACACTACGGCAGTACCA GAGAACGTCAAGGTTAAGGAGGATTCTCCGGTCCCGAGTCCGCTGCTGCCTTCTACGGTGTCAAGATCTGGTGGAAATGGGTCGGATACTAAGCCGGTTGATGATCCGAGTAAGGACAAAGTGGAGACTCCGCAACCCACGAAGACTACGAAACAGATAGTGGATCAGGTCCCCAAGGGGGGCTTGAATAATCAAACTAAAAAGGGTGAAGGGAATGATCCGGAAACAGAAAAGAAGGATCCGGAGCCTGACAAGACATTGAAGAAGGATCCCgaaacagaaaagaagaagcCGGACACTGACAAGGTGGATCCTCAGCTGGTTCATGACAAGTCAAAGGATGATAATGTGACTCGTTCCGTGGATGAAGGTGGTAAGAAAAAGAgtaaggagaaggagaaggagaagaagaagaatgatgatGTGACCCAATTGCCAAAAGAGGATAAGGAAAGCTGTGATGGGGTAATCAAAACATGTGAGGTCAAGGGTGTGGCGATTGCTTGCATTAAGAGCTTCGATAGTG GGTCCAAAGAAGTGGCCATTCTGGTCCAAAACGTAGGAGACAGCACTTTGAAGGCAAAGCTTTCTGCAGATGATGCCAACAAGGACCTAGAGATCctcaaacacaaaaataaaaag GTCAATATATCAGTTGATATGGGCAAAAGCACCACAATAACACTAAATTCTGGAAATGGAGAATGTAAGCTTCTTATGGATCCTCTCCCTCTGGCATCTGAAGGAAACTTAGTCATGCGTTTCCCTTCGCTCGAGACTGTAGCGACCCCAATCAATGCTGCCTACTTCTTGATTATTACGGTGCTAATTTTTGGAGGAACGTGGGCTTGCTGCTTGGTCAGGAAGAGGAAACAACGTACTGGAGGTGGAGTTCCATATCAGGAACTTGAAATGGGATTGCCAGAATCTGTTTCAGCAACTGCTGTGGAAACGGCTGAAGGTTGGGACGAAGGTTGGGATGATGATTGGGATGGCGATAATGCGGTGAAAACACCTGGGACGCATCTGGGAAGCATCTCTGCGAATGGCCTTACATCGAGGACCGCGAACAAGGATGGGTGGGATAATGATTGGGATGATTAG
- the LOC126619902 gene encoding pentatricopeptide repeat-containing protein At5g16640, mitochondrial-like, which produces MDLSLMPSSYPAPCTLFHSLSPSSSPSPFCRTQYSSKLLFPAALSSSATNPTKIHQKPPKDYIFQSKNENPNPSFDDPASRLQVQDFIDRIRAMPSKKTSEIHGVFEKDGCFQTASEFNSLLMALVIAQEPDIALSLFDEISSALWLVPDSLTFSILIRCYCGKNDLDGARGVLTHMVENGFYPDPATFTILVNAICKRGRLQRAMEVVEVMGRVGLKPTVQIYNCLLKGLCYVGRVEDAYDMLMRIKKDEVKPDIYTFTAVMDGFCKVGRSDEAMELLVEAMETGLIPDAVSFNALFHGYCKEGRPMEGLNVLKKMKEMNCIPDCITYSSLLHGLLKWGKIRNAVRVYEEMVENGFEVEERLMNNLVRGLCRISWKEKDLLEDAHQVFEKMQSGHSGIDASTYGLMIQSLCMGKKMDESLVSLQRMVRTGHSPWIVTFNNVIQGLCVEGKVFEALLVLSIMFEGGRATGRVSYNPVIQELNRQGSFLGACSVYGAALKRGVIPNKKPQQ; this is translated from the coding sequence ATGGACCTCTCACTGATGCCTTCTTCGTACCCAGCACCCTGCACACTTTTTCACTCTTTATCTCCATCTTCATCTCCATCTCCTTTCTGCAGAACCCAATACAGCAGTAAGCTGCTTTTCCCCGCAGCACTTTCATCCTCAGCTACAAATCCGACCAAAATCCACCAGAAGCCCCCAAAAGATTACATCTTTCAGTCCAAAAACGAAAACCCAAATCCAAGTTTTGACGACCCAGCCAGCAGATTGCAGGTGCAGGATTTCATTGACAGAATCAGAGCTATGCCCTCCAAAAAAACGAGTGAAATTCATGGTGTTTTTGAAAAAGATGGTTGTTTTCAAACCGCATCTGAATTCAATTCTCTGCTGATGGCTCTGGTAATAGCACAAGAGCCTGATATTGCTTTGAGCTTGTTTGATGAAATATCATCAGCTCTGTGGTTGGTGCCAGATTCTCTAACATTTTCCATCCTGATAAGGTGTTACTGCGGTAAAAACGATCTGGATGGGGCCAGAGGGGTTTTAACCCACATGGTGGAAAATGGGTTTTACCCAGATCCTGCAACTTTTACTATTCTGGTAAATGCAATCTGCAAGAGGGGTAGATTGCAGAGGGCTATGGAGGTTGTTGAGGTGATGGGTAGGGTTGGTTTGAAGCCCACAGTGCAGATTTACAATTGCTTGCTGAAGGGGTTATGTTATGTGGGGAGAGTGGAGGATGCATATGATATGCTGATGAGAATAAAGAAAGATGAAGTGAAACCTGATATATATACATTCACTGCTGTTATGGATGGATTTTGTAAAGTGGGTCGATCGGATGAGGCGATGGAATTGCTCGTGGAAGCGATGGAGACCGGGTTGATTCCGGATGCGGTGAGCTTCAATGCTCTGTTTCATGGATACTGCAAGGAAGGGAGGCCCATGGAGGGGCTCAATgtgttgaagaagatgaaggagaTGAACTGCATTCCTGATTGTATCACTTACAGTAGTTTGCTGCATGGACTGTTGAAGTGGGGGAAGATTCGAAATGCGGTTAGGGTTTATGAGGAGATGGTGGAAAATGGGTTTGAAGTGGAGGAGAGATTGATGAACAATCTTGTGAGAGGGTTGTGTAGGATATCATGGAAGGAAAAAGACCTCTTGGAAGATGCACACCAAGTGTTTGAGAAAATGCAGAGCGGGCATTCGGGTATAGATGCGAGTACGTATGGCCTCATGATCCAGAGTCTTTGCATGGGGAAGAAGATGGACGAGTCTTTGGTCAGTTTGCAGCGGATGGTTCGAACGGGGCATTCGCCATGGATCGTCACCTTTAACAATGTGATTCAAGGCCTTTGTGTTGAGGGAAAGGTATTCGAGGCATTGTTAGTTTTGAGCATCATGTTCGAAGGGGGTAGAGCAACCGGTAGGGTATCGTATAACCCTGTAATCCAAGAACTGAATCGACAGGGGAGTTTCCTCGGTGCTTGTAGCGTTTATGGCGCGGCGTTGAAGAGAGGTGTAATTCCTAATAAAAAACCTCAACAATGA
- the LOC126619894 gene encoding leucine-rich repeat receptor-like protein kinase PXC2, translating into MAFELCFLLLLAPLLVLALDTVFNDDVLGLIVFKAGLSDPEAKLASWNEDDDSPCSWVGVKCDPTTGRVAEVVLDGFSLSGHIGRGLLRLQNLQRLSLSDNNFTGFINPDLPHLGSLQVIDLSRNSLSGSVPEEFFMQCGSLRVVSFARNNLTGRIPESLSLCQTLVDVNFSSNRMSGKLPSGIWYLRMLQSLDLADNLVEGEVPEGIENLYDLRVINLAKNRFSGQLPGDFGSCLQLKLLDFSENLFSGRIPESIQRLNSCTSLSLQGNLLAGQVPNWLGDLKNLEVLDVSGNNFSGEIPSSLGNLELLENLNLSRNGFTGSLPDTLANCNNLLAIDVSHNLLAGKLPSWIFKLGLRSVSLYGNRLGGSEEYSSLASMAASNGGLQVLDLSSNAFSDVLPSDIGVLSSLQFLNMSGNHLLGWIPASIGELKAAYVLDLSDNWLNGSIPDEIGGAVSLKEIRLQKNFLSGKVPAEIAKCSSLTNLILSQNNLTGPIPTALANLTNLQYVDLSLNKFSGGIPKELTNLSHLLYFNVSHNHLEGELPLGGFFNTIPPSSVSDNPSLCGSAVTRACPSVHPKPIVLNPNSSNPVHGSSSPTHGHKIVFSISALIAIGAAVFIAIGVIAITVLNMHVRSSLSRSAAPLELSGGEDYSCSPANDPNYGKLVMFSGDADFGAGTQALLNKDCELGRGGFGVVYKTALRDGRSVAIKKLTVSSLIKSQEDFEREVKGLGKIRHRNLVALEGYYWTPSLQLIIYEYIPCGSLFKNLHDGPGKTCLTWRQRFHIILGMAKGLAHLHQMKIIHYNLKSTNVLIDSNGEPKVGDFGLARLLPTLDRCILSSKIQSALGYMAPEFACQTVKITEKCDVYGFGILVLEVVTGKRPVEYLEDDVIVLCDMVRGALEEGRVEECLDKNLLGNFPAEEAIPVVKLGLICASQVPSNRPDMSEVINILELIQCPSEGHEELE; encoded by the exons ATGGCGTTTGAGCTCTGTTTTCTGCTTCTTCTTGCTCCTCTTCTGGTACTCGCCCTGGACACCGTTTTCAACGACGATGTTCTGGGCCTGATCGTCTTCAAGGCGGGACTTTCCGACCCGGAAGCCAAGCTCGCCTCTTGGAACGAGGACGACGACAGTCCCTGCAGCTGGGTCGGAGTCAAATGCGACCCGACAACCGGCAGAGTCGCCGAGGTTGTTCTCGACGGATTTTCGCTATCCGGGCACATCGGCCGCGGCCTTTTGCGGCTGCAGAATCTCCAAAGACTCTCGCTTTCCGACAACAACTTCACTGGGTTCATAAACCCGGATCTCCCACACCTCGGGAGCTTGCAGGTTATCGATTTGAGCCGGAATAGCCTATCTGGGTCGGTCCCGGAGGAGTTTTTCATGCAATGTGGGTCTCTCAGGGTGGTTTCTTTCGCCAGAAACAACCTCACTGGGCGGATTCCAGAGTCCCTGAGCTTGTGCCAGACGTTGGTGGATGTGAACTTTTCGTCGAATCGGATGTCCGGGAAGTTGCCGTCTGGGATTTGGTACTTGAGGATGCTTCAGTCGCTAGACTTGGCGGATAACTTGGTGGAGGGTGAAGTTCCTGAAGGTATTGAGAATTTGTATGATTTGAGAGTGATTAACTTGGCAAAAAACCGATTTTCAGGACAGCTTCCTGGGGACTTTGGAAGCTGTTTGCAGTTGAAGTTGCTTGATTTTAGTGAGAATTTGTTTTCTGGAAGAATACCGGAATCGATTCAGAGGCTCAATTCATGCACTTCTCTGAGCTTACAGGGGAATTTGCTTGCGGGGCAAGTTCCGAATTGGCTTGGCGATTTGAAGAACCTTGAGGTGTTGGATGTGTCTGGTAATAATTTCTCTGGTGAAATTCCAAGTTCATTAGGAAATCTCGAGCTACTCGAAAATTTGAACTTGTCTAGGAATGGATTTACTGGAAGCTTGCCTGATACGTTGGCAAATTGCAACAATCTGCTAGCCATAGATGTTAGCCATAATCTGTTAGCAGGTAAGCTTCCTTCGTGGATTTTTAAGCTCGGTCTGCGCAGTGTTTCGCTTTATGGCAACCGATTAGGTGGAAGTGAGGAGTACAGTTCATTGGCGTCAATGGCAGCTTCTAATGGAGGCCTGCAGGTCTTGGATTTGTCGTCGAACGCGTTTTCTGATGTGCTTCCATCCGACATTGGTGTTCTTAGTAGCTTGCAGTTTTTGAATATGTCAGGGAACCATCTGTTGGGTTGGATTCCAGCAAGTATAGGTGAATTAAAGGCGGCATATGTTCTCGACTTGAGTGACAATTGGCTCAATGGAAGCATTCCTGATGAAATCGGAGGGGCAGTCTCGCTCAAGGAAATAAGACTGCAGAAGAACTTTCTAAGCGGGAAAGTTCCAGCCGAAATTGCAAAGTGCTCATCTCTGACAAATCT GATTCTATCGCAGAACAATCTGACTGGCCCTATTCCTACAGCCCTTGCTAACCTTACCAATCTTCAATATGTCGACTTGTCTTTGAACAAATTCTCAGGAGGCATACCGAAAGAGCTGACAAATCTTTCCCATCTCCTCTACTTCAATGTCTCCCACAACCACCTTGAGGGTGAACTGCCATTAGGGGGATTCTTCAACACTATCCCGCCATCATCTGTCTCAGACAACCCATCCCTATGTGGATCTGCTGTTACCCGTGCCTGCCCTTCCGTTCACCCCAAACCCATTGTCCTCAACCCTAATTCATCCAACCCCGTCCATGGTTCTTCCTCTCCAACTCATGGTCACAAGATCGTATTCAGCATATCAGCTCTCATAGCTATTGGTGCAGCTGTATTCATTGCCATTGGTGTCATAGCTATAACGGTCCTCAATATGCACGTGCGGTCTTCATTGTCACGTTCTGCTGCTCCTCTTGAGTTATCAGGCGGGGAAGATTATAGTTGTTCCCCGGCTAATGATCCAAACTACGGCAAGCTTGTCATGTTTTCTGGTGATGCTGACTTTGGTGCTGGGACACAAGCCTTGCTCAACAAGGACTGCGAACTTGGTCGTGGTGGGTTTGGAGTAGTTTACAAAACAGCCCTTCGAGATGGGCGTTCAGTTGCGATAAAAAAGCTGACAGTCTCAAGTTTGATCAAGTCCCAAGAAGATTTCGAGAGGGAAGTTAAAGGACTTGGAAAGATCAGGCACCGTAATCTTGTGGCACTAGAAGGGTATTACTGGACTCCGTCCTTGCAGCTCATCATTTATGAATACATACCATGCGGGAGTCTGTTTAAGAATCTGCATGACGGACCTGGCAAAACCTGTCTCACCTGGCGGCAGAGGTTCCACATAATTCTCGGGATGGCAAAGGGTTTGGCTCATTTGCACCAAATGAAGATAATCCACTACAATTTGAAATCAACTAATGTTTTGATAGACAGCAATGGCGAGCCTAAGGTGGGAGACTTTGGCTTGGCAAGGCTGTTGCCAACACTAGACCGGTGCATCTTAAGCAGCAAAATCCAAAGCGCGCTTGGCTACATGGCGCCTGAGTTTGCATGTCAAACGGTTAAGATTACTGAGAAATGTGATGTGTATGGATTTGGAATCCTGGTATTGGAGGTGGTGACTGGAAAGAGGCCTGTCGAATATTTGGAGGATGACGTGATAGTACTCTGTGACATGGTGAGGGGAGCGCTCGAGGAAGGCCGGGTGGAGGAATGCCTTGACAAAAATCTCCTTGGCAATTTTCCAGCAGAGGAGGCAATTCCGGTGGTAAAGCTGGGTTTAATATGCGCGTCTCAAGTGCCATCAAATCGCCCGGACATGAGTGAAGTGATCAACATTTTAGAACTCATCCAATGCCCTTCAGAAGGCCATGAAGAATTAGAATAA